The genomic region AGCATTGGTGTCTTTCTTagctttatttatttcctttaatGCATCTGCATATGAGACATGATAAGTTACTTTATATTTCTGGacctcctttgcttctttctgcctCTCACATCCTCCATAAGCAGCACTATGCTGACCTCCACAATTGCAGCATTTTAACTGAGCATTTTCTCCACATTTCCCATATTCATGTCCTTCTCCACACTTTGCACATCTAAGTTTACCCTTACATTGGGCTGCTACATGTCCAAATCGTTGGCATTTAAAACATCGCAAAGGGGGAGGAATATATTCTCTCACTGGGTAGCACATGAAACCCATTTGTATCTTGTCAGGCATTTCATCTTTAAAGTGAAGTAAAATCGATAGGCTTTCTGTTTTCTCTTTACCTTTGGTGAGTCGTTTTGCATCCACTATCTCTCCTCCTTTCAGGTTATTCTTAATATCTTCAATGGATACTGAAACTGGAATCCCTGTTATAACTCCTCTTTTCTTAGCTATTGCTCCTGGGACGTGTGATGTTATTTTATATCCATTTAGTGATGTTTTCTTTAAGATTTCCCTTCTCTGATCTTCAGATATCGCAAAAATCATTAGTCTTCCATTTCCTAAGAAGCGTGCATGATTGATTTTACCTATTTCTTTTTCTATGGCTTTGGTGACATGAATGGGGTG from Neoarius graeffei isolate fNeoGra1 chromosome 24, fNeoGra1.pri, whole genome shotgun sequence harbors:
- the LOC132872786 gene encoding uncharacterized protein LOC132872786 isoform X3, which produces MIFAISEDQRREILKKTSLNGYKITSHVPGAIAKKRGVITGIPVSVSIEDIKNNLKGGEIVDAKRLTKGKEKTESLSILLHFKDEMPDKIQMGFMCYPVREYIPPPLRCFKCQRFGHVAAQCKGKLRCAKCGEGHEYGKCGENAQLKCCNCGGQHSAAYGGCERQKEAKEVQKYKVTYHVSYADALKEINKAKKDTNANRNVSPSKQVSWTPISYAHSSSSVRQNDDGTNMSQLTKWNARSLIANGQEFKSRWRYAPKRCNLPIN
- the LOC132872786 gene encoding uncharacterized protein LOC132872786 isoform X2 produces the protein MIFAISEDQRREILKKTSLNGYKITSHVPGAIAKKRGVITGIPVSVSIEDIKNNLKGGEIVDAKRLTKGKEKTESLSILLHFKDEMPDKIQMGFMCYPVREYIPPPLRCFKCQRFGHVAAQCKGKLRCAKCGEGHEYGKCGENAQLKCCNCGGQHSAAYGGCERQKEAKEVQKYKVTYHVSYADALKEINKAKKDTNANRNVSPSKQVSWTPISYAHSSSSVRQNDDGTNMSQLTKWNARSLIANGQEFKRYSEHRRQWKEREAENGIVNILKEEGMQRDKMKSLFIFLNNSGGGMHQRDVICQ